The genomic interval AAGCGCTGCCCCAACGGCGTCCGATCCTCCAGAGACCACCCGCAAGCACGACCGATGACCGCCACCGACACCCGGCTCCCCGTGGTCTCCGCCGATGCATTCGCGCGGAGGTTCGAGGAGCCGCTGCACGCGGTGGGCATCACCGCGGTGCAGATCAACATCGGGCTCCGCTGCAACCTCGCGTGCGCCCACTGCCACGTCGACTCGTCGCCCCAGCGGCGCGGCGACGAAGACAACATGTCGGAGGAGACGGCGGACCGGATCCTCGCGTGGATCCTCGACCACCCGCAGATCGACACCGTCGACCTCACCGGCGGCAGCCCGGAGATGAACCCCAACTTCCGGCGGATGGTCGTGGCGTTCAAGCGCCGCGGCATGCGGGTGATCGACCGCTTCAACCCGACGATCTACGGCCACGTCGACAGAGACGGCACCGACTACAAGTGGATCCCCGGCTTTCTCGCCGAGCACAGAGTCGAGGTCTCAGCCTCGCTGCCCTGCTACACCGCCGACAACGTGAACGAGCAGCGCGGCAGAGGCGCCTTCGACGCCAGCATCGAGGGCTTGCTCGCGCTCAACGCCGTGGGTTACGGCCGCGACCCGGAGCTGGAGCTGAACCTGGTCTACAACCCCGTCGGCCCGAGCCTGCCGCCGCCGCAGGCCTCGCTGGAGCAGGACTACAAGCGTGAGCTGCGCGAGCGCTTCGGCATCGAGTTCACGCGGCTGTGGACGATCACCAACATGCCGATCAAGCGCTTCCGGCGGCAGCTGGAGCGCAACAGCAAGCTGGAGCCCTACATGGACAAGCTCGTCCACGCCTTCAACCGCGACACACTCGGGGAGCTGATGTGCCAGCACCAGATCCACGTCGACAGCCAGGGCAACCTCTCCGACTGCGACTTCAACTTCGCGCTGGGGATGCCGACCTCGCTGGGCCGCGGAACGAAGCTCTGGGACCTGACGGCCGAGAACCTCGACGACCGCCGCGTGGTGACGGCGGATCACTGCTACGGCTGCACCGCGGGCTCGGGCTCTTCGTGCACCGGCTCGCTGACGTAGCTCCGGGCGGAACATCCCGCTCGCCGCGGACCGCGTAAGAATCCTGCGCTCGCGGACGACTCATCCGGGGGCGGAGGGCCCGCGTACCCCTGTGGGTCCGGCCTGCCCGCCCGCCGCCGCTGCGGCCATGCTCCCCGTCCTCCCGATCCGACCCCGCTTGATGATGCCAGCCCCGCCCCGAACCCGCACCCGATCCGCCTTCACGCTCATCGAGCTCCTGGTGGTGATCTCCGTCATCGCCCTGCTCGTGGGGATCCTGCTGCCGGCGCTGGGCGCCGCCCGCGGGGCGGCGCAGGTCTCCGCCTGCCTGAGCAACAGCCGGCAGCTGGCGCTGGCGACCAACAGCTACCTCGCCGACTTCAAGGACGTCACGCCGAACGCGGCGTACAACAACAAGGCCGGCCTGTCGCCGAAGGGCCAGGGGGCCGCGCCCGGGACGCTGATCGGGACCGGCCCCAACCGGGTCATCCCCAGCATCGGCGAGGCGTTGTCGCCCTACCTCTCCGACATCCAGCCCGGGCAGTTCTGGGCCTGCCCGGCGGCCGATGGCGTGGCCGACAACGCCTTCGCCATCGAAGGTTCAGATCCTTACTCCGGCTTCGCGGCGGACGATCTGTTCGTGCCGAA from Phycisphaera mikurensis NBRC 102666 carries:
- the arsS gene encoding arsenosugar biosynthesis radical SAM (seleno)protein ArsS (Some members of this family are selenoproteins.), which codes for MTATDTRLPVVSADAFARRFEEPLHAVGITAVQINIGLRCNLACAHCHVDSSPQRRGDEDNMSEETADRILAWILDHPQIDTVDLTGGSPEMNPNFRRMVVAFKRRGMRVIDRFNPTIYGHVDRDGTDYKWIPGFLAEHRVEVSASLPCYTADNVNEQRGRGAFDASIEGLLALNAVGYGRDPELELNLVYNPVGPSLPPPQASLEQDYKRELRERFGIEFTRLWTITNMPIKRFRRQLERNSKLEPYMDKLVHAFNRDTLGELMCQHQIHVDSQGNLSDCDFNFALGMPTSLGRGTKLWDLTAENLDDRRVVTADHCYGCTAGSGSSCTGSLT
- a CDS encoding type II secretion system protein; amino-acid sequence: MMPAPPRTRTRSAFTLIELLVVISVIALLVGILLPALGAARGAAQVSACLSNSRQLALATNSYLADFKDVTPNAAYNNKAGLSPKGQGAAPGTLIGTGPNRVIPSIGEALSPYLSDIQPGQFWACPAADGVADNAFAIEGSDPYSGFAADDLFVPNYFYMQTYAWIDIPANSSWFPQVWSTRNAANVDLGKINVAPTELVLFVEESTSHHSGSEDIYTRAAAGRKATDTSNFAFADGHAATQRFDDLDGYLRSLHGKVVQTQPAGQWTSKPAWTSPLNFDKP